A DNA window from Anaerolineales bacterium contains the following coding sequences:
- the rsmA gene encoding ribosomal RNA small subunit methyltransferase A — MDSSLSESSSGAVPPLDVRRLLRGAGLHPRKSLGQNFLVQEAALARVASAAEISPDDTVLEIGAGVGSLTRHFAAAARRVVAVEIDPALVVILKSVLAPFRNVAIVAGDILAQPLERIVGRVEGGEFKVAANIPYYITSAVIRRLVESPFRPERIVLTVQQEVAERICAAPGKMSLLALSVQYYGKPSIRGRIHADMFYPVPDVDSAILRIDIDGARRRSIEDADRLFRVARAGFSQKRKMLRNTLSAGLGIPLKEIEWGLTEAGVDSKRRAETLAVEEWIRVAGAVSTDRA; from the coding sequence ATGGATTCTTCCCTGAGCGAGTCGTCCTCCGGCGCCGTTCCGCCGCTGGACGTGCGCCGCTTGCTGCGCGGCGCCGGATTGCACCCGCGGAAATCCCTCGGGCAAAATTTTCTCGTGCAGGAGGCAGCCCTCGCGCGGGTGGCGTCGGCGGCCGAAATCTCCCCGGACGACACCGTGCTGGAGATCGGCGCCGGAGTCGGCAGCCTGACCCGCCATTTTGCGGCCGCCGCCCGGCGGGTGGTGGCGGTGGAGATCGATCCCGCCCTGGTCGTCATTCTAAAAAGCGTGCTGGCCCCGTTCCGGAACGTTGCGATCGTTGCCGGGGATATTCTGGCGCAGCCGTTGGAACGGATCGTGGGCCGGGTGGAAGGCGGGGAGTTTAAGGTCGCGGCCAATATCCCGTATTACATCACCTCGGCCGTGATCCGGCGCCTGGTGGAATCCCCCTTCCGGCCGGAACGGATCGTCCTCACCGTCCAGCAGGAGGTGGCCGAGCGGATTTGCGCCGCCCCCGGCAAGATGAGCCTGTTGGCGCTCAGCGTTCAATACTACGGCAAGCCTTCCATCCGGGGAAGAATCCACGCCGACATGTTCTACCCGGTCCCGGACGTGGATTCTGCGATTCTGCGGATCGACATCGACGGCGCCCGCCGGCGGTCGATTGAGGACGCGGACCGTCTGTTCCGCGTCGCGCGGGCGGGTTTTTCTCAGAAGCGCAAAATGCTGCGCAATACGCTGTCCGCCGGGTTGGGAATCCCTCTGAAGGAGATCGAATGGGGATTGACGGAGGCGGGCGTGGATTCAAAGCGCCGGGCGGAAACCCTCGCCGTCGAGGAGTGGATCAGAGTCGCCGGGGCCGTGTCCACGGACCGGGCGTGA